GCAGGCGGCCAGTTCCAACATCTCCTCGTAGGTGATGTGCTTGATGTGCCGGGCGTTCGGCACGATCCGCGGGTCGGCACTGAAGATGCCGTCCACGTCGGTGTAGATCTCGCAGACGTCGGCGTGCAGCGCGGCGGCGAGCGCCACGGCGGTGGTGTCCGAGCCGCCCCGACCCAGCGTGGTGACGTCCTTGGTGTCCTGCGAGACGCCCTGGAAACCGGCGACGATGACCACCGAGCCCTCGTCCAGCGCGCCCTTGAGGCGGCCGGGCGTCACGTCGATGATCCGCGCCCGGCCGTGCACCGAGGTGGTGATCACGCCGGCCTGCGAACCGGTGAACGAGCGAGCCTCGTATCCCAGGTTGTGGATGGCCATGGCGAGCAGCGCCATGGAGATCCGCTCCCCGGCGGTGAGCAGCATGTCCAGCTCGCGGCCCGGCGGCAGCGGGCTGACCTGGTTGGCCAGGTCGAGCAGCTCGTCGGTGGTGTCGCCCATCGCGGAGACCACCACCACGACGTCGTCGCCGGCCTTGCGGGCGGCGACGATGCGCTCGGCCACCCGCTTGATCCGCTCGGCGTTGGCGACGGAGGACCCGCCGTACTTCTGCACCACGAGTGCCACGACGGCGCACTCCCTCCCAGCGACGACCCTGAGCGTGCCGACGCCGCCGGGTTCCGGTCCGGCGGCGCGTGTCAGACCACCTCAGGGTATCGGTCGGCGCGGCGCGGCGGGTCGGGTGATCCCACCATCCGGCCCGGCGTGGGGCGGCTCACCAGCCCGTGGGGGCGTTGCGGAGGTGCCGCGACACGCCGTGACGGCAGCCGTCCGGCGGACTCCGGCCGTCGGTCCCGCACCGCAGAATGACCCGGTGCACGCTCATCTTCGCGCGGCCCGAGGGCTGACGGCCGCCCTGGCGCTCGGCCTGCCGGCACTGCTCGCCGCCTGCACCGCCGACGACCGGCCGAGACCCGCCCCGCCGTCGACCACCGCCGATCCGGTGCCGGCCGGGGTGGACGCCGCCCGGGACGAGCTGGCCGCGCTAGCCGCCGCCGCGCTCGACCGCCACCTGACCGCCCGCTACACCCTGGTCACGCCGGACACCCCGACCCGCACAGTGCTGGTGACCAGCGCGAACGACGGCACCTGGCGGGTCGACGTGCCGGCCTGGGGGCTGGGCGGCACGGTGGACGTCTCGCTCGTCACCACGCCCGACGGGCTGTTCCAGTGCGCCCTGCCCTCGCCCGGCCGACCGGACCCGGCGAGCTGCGTACGCCTCGGCGACGCCGACGACACCGTCCCCCGCCGGCTCGACCCCCGGGTGCAGCACCCCTTCACCGACTGGCTGGACGTGCTCACCGACCGGCGTGCCCCGCTGGCGGTCTCCCCCGCCGCCGCGCCGGCCGGCGTCCCTGGTGGCTGCTACTCGGTGGAGTCGACCTCCGCGTCGTTGAACGCGCCGTTGGACGTGGGGATCTACTGCTACCTGCCGGACGGCACCCCGACCTACGTACGGGCCGCGCTGGGCACCCTGACGCTGGCCGGTACGCCGACACCCGGCCCGGCCACGGCCCCGCTAGCCGGGCCGGTGGTGGAGAGCGAGCCGATCGGCCGTACGGCACCCGAGCCGACCGACAGTCCGATCGCGGGAACGGGCTGACCCCCGCCCGGTTACGGGTGTTATGGGACACAGCGGGCTGACCCGACGTAAGAGACGAATCGCCCATCTGGGACGCTCTTCGCATGGTTGACCTCACCCCGCTGCTCGCCTTCCGCTGGAGTCCCCGCGCCTTCGACCCGGACGCGACCCTCAGCGGCGACGAGGCTGCCTCCCTGCTGGAGGCCGCCCGCTGGGCCCCCTCGGCCGGCAACGCCCAGCCGTGGCGATTCGCCCTCGGCCACCGGGAGGAGGCGACCTGGAAGCGGATCCTGGTCAACCTGCCGGCCGGCGACCAGCGGTGGGCGCGGCACGCGTCCGCCCTGGTGGTGGGCGCGCACGTCGGGGGCACGCGGGGCCCGGCCCGCGGCGGAGCCGTCGAGCGGGCCGCCTACGACCTGGGGCAGGCGGTCGCCCACCTGACCGTGCAGGCCACCGCGCTCGGCCTGCACGTGCGACAGATCAGCAACTTCGACCCGGTCGGCCTCGCCACCGAACTGGACCTGGCGGACGGGATCCACCCCCTGGTGGTCGCCGCCGTCGGTCGACTCGGCGACCCGTTCGCGCTCCCCGCGGAGCTACGGGCCCGGGAGACCGGGCTGCGCCACCGGCACCCCGTCGCGGCCCTCCTGCTCCGCTGACCACGACGCGACGCCCGGAGGCTGCGACACCCATCTCAAAGTCCGGACCTGCCTTCCCACTCCCCGTCTCACCACGTAGGGTGACCCTGTCATGTGGCAGGCGTACCTTCTCCTTGGTCGCCGCGACGGGGCCTGACCAGGCCGGCACCTCGTCGCGGAGTCGAACCGCGCCGTCCAGCACATCCGAACTTCACCTCGGCACCGCCCGGCACCGCCGCCGCGCACCTCGCCGACACCTTCCGATTGCTGACGCCAGATGTTCCCAGGGAGCACTCCGCCATGGCACAGACCGCCACTGACGCCGAGACCGATCCGATCGCCCGGCAGCGCCCCAGCCGGATGCCGTTCCAGCGCTACCAGCCCTACGACCAGCAGTTCCGGGTCGACCTGCCGGACCGCACCTGGCCGACCCGCCGGGTAGAGGCCGCCCCGCGCTGGTGCGCGGTGGACCTCCGCGACGGCAACCAGGCGCTGATCGACCCGATGTCCCCGGAGCGCAAGCGCCGGATGTTCCAGCTGCTGGTGCAGATGGGCTACAAGGAGATCGAGGTCGGCTTCCCGTCGGCCAGCCAGACCGACTTCGACTTCGTGCGGCAGCTCATCGAGCAGGACCTGGTCCCGGAGGACGTCACCATCCAGGTGCTGACCCAGTGCCGCGAGCACCTGATCGAGCGGACCTTCGAGTCGCTGCGCGGCGCCCGCCGGGCCATCGTGCACTTCTACAACTCGACCTCGACGCTCCAGCGCCGGGTGGTCTTCGGCCTGGACCGGGACGGCATCACCGACATCGCCACCCAGGGCGCCCGGCTCTGCCGGAAGTACGCGGAGATCCACACCCCGGACACGGACATCCACTACGAGTACTCGCCGGAGTCGTACACCGGCACCGAACTGGAGTACGCGCTGGAGGTCTGCAGCAAGGTCATCGAGGTGATCGACCCGACCCCGGACCGGAAGCTGATCATCAACCTGCCGGCCACCGTGGAGATGGCCACGCCGAACGTGTACGCCGACTCGATCGAGTGGATGCACCGCCGGCTGCCCCGCCGGGAGAGCCTGGTGCTGAGCCTGCACCCGCACAACGACCGGGGCACCGGGGTGGCCGCCGCCGAGCTGGGCCTGCTGGCCGGCGCCGACCGGATCGAGGGCTGCCTCTTCGGCAACGGCGAGCGGACCGGCAACGTCGACCTGGTCACCCTGGGCCTGAACCTCTTCTCCCAGGGCATCGACCCGATGATCGACTTCTCGAACATCGACGAGGTCAAGCGCGCGGTCGAGTACTGCAACCAGCTGCCCGTGCACGAGCGCCACCCGTACGCGGGCGATCTGGTCTACACCGCCTTCTCCGGCTCCCACCAGGACGCCATCAAGAAGGGCTTCGAGGCGCTGGCGAAGGACGCGGCGGCGGCCGGGGTGCCGATCGACGAGCACACCTGGGCGGTGCCCTACCTGCCGATCGACCCGAAGGACCTGGGCCGCACCTACGAGGCGGTCATCCGGGTCAACTCGCAGTCCGGCAAGGGCGGCGTCGCGTACATCATGAAGTCCGAGCACCAGCTCGACCTGCCGCGCCGCCTCCAGATCGAGTTCTCCGGCGTCGTGCAGCAGGTCACCGACCACGACGGCGGCGAGGTCGACCCGGGCACCATGTGGGAGATCTTCGCCCGCAACTACCTGGTCGACCACCAGGTCGACCCGGCGGTCACGCTGGCCGGCTACACCATCGGCACCGTCGACGGCAAGGTCGAGATCGAGGCCCAGGTCGGTCTCGGCGGCGAGGCCCGGCCGCTCACCGCGGTCGGCAACGGCCCGATCGACGCGTACGTCAACGCGCTGCAGTCCGTGGGCGTGACGGTACGCGTGCTCGACTACCACGAGCACGCGCTCTCCTCGGGTGGTGACGCGCAGGCCGCCGCGTACGTGGAGTGCGAGGTGGACGGTCGGACGGTGTGGGGCGTCGGTACGGACGCCAACATCGTCACCGCCTCGGTGAAGGCGGTCACCAGCGCCGTCAACCGCGCCCGGAGCTGAACCGGGGAGGGTCCCCGGTCTCGTCGATCGGGGACCCTCCGCCATCGCTCCGGACCCGTCCGTCCCGTTCCGGTGCCGCCGGTCGTTGATCCGTCCGGAGCCGGTCGCCCGACCGGACCGGAAGGGATCCGGATGCACCGCCAGCCCGTGACCCGGCGTGGCCTGCTCGTGGCCGGTGGACTCGCCGCGCTCGGCCCGACGGCGGTGACCGCCGCGGCGACGGCCGCCGCAGCGGCCGGGAGACCCGCCGCCCCGCCGGTCCGCACCGCTGCCCCACCCCGCGACACGGGCACCCAGCCGCAGCCCGGACCGCGCGCCGCGCTGGCGGCGCTGCTCGCCGGCAACCGGCGGTTCGCCGCGGGTCGGGCGGAACGGCCGCGCCAGGACCCGGACACGCTGCGCCGGCTGGCTTCCGGGCAGCGGCCGTACGCGGTCGTGCTCGGCTGCGCCGACTCCCGCGTACCGCCCGAACTCCTCTTCGACCAGGGGCTCGGTGACCTCTTCGACGCCCGACTCGCCGGCAACCTGGTCGACGAGTTCGTGCTCGGCACCGTCGAGTACGCCGTGCTGACCTTCGCCAGCCCGCTCGTCGTGGTGCTCGGCCACGAGCGGTGCGGGGCGGTCGCGGCCACGGTCGACGCGCTCCGTAACGGCACCACCCCGCCGTACCACGTCGACGCCCTGGTGGCGGCGTTGCGGCCGGTCGTCGCACCGGTGCTCGACCGGCCCGGCGACCCGGTGGAGAACGGGTGCCGGGCGAACGTCCGGGCCCAGGTCCGCGCTCTGCGCGACGGCAGCCCGTTGCTCGCCGGACGGGTGGCCCGCGGGGAACTGCTGATCGTGGGGGCCCGCTACGACCTCGACGACGGGCTGGTCACCCCGGTCTGACCGGTTGCCCGGGGGCCGACTGTCCGTCGGCGGGTCCGCGCGGCGGGCGGTGGATGAGCAGGGCGGCCGTCGCGGCGGCGGCGAGCAGCAGCCCGGCGCACCACAGCAGCGCCCCCCGGTACGCGCCGGTCAGCGCACTTCGCTGCTCGTAGCCGGTCCCGGAGAGGCCGACGAGCAGTGGCAGGGCGGCCACGGCCAGCAGGCTCCCGGCCCGGGAGGCGGCGTTGTTGAAGCCGCTCGCCACCCCGGCGAACCGGTCGGCGACGGCGGCCAGCACCGAGGCGGTCAGCGGGGCCACCACCAGCGTCAGGCCCGCTCCGAACAGGACCACCCCCGGCAGCACGTCCACCCAGTACGACGCCCCCGGCCCGACCCGGCGCAGCAGCAGCAGGCCGACCGCGGCGACCACCGGACCGACGGTGAGCGGCAGCCGGGGGCCGATCCGGGCGGCCAGCGCCCCCGCCCGCGACGAACCGAGCAGCAGCAGCACCGTCATCGGCAGCGTGGCCAGCCCGGTCAGCAGGGCTGACCAGCCGACCACGTTCTGCAGGTAGACGGCGAGGAAGAAGGTGAACCCGCCCAGCGCGGCGTACACCGCGACGGTGAAGAGGTTGAGCACGGAGAAGAGCCGGCTGCTGAAGAGGCCGGTGGGGAGCATGGCGGTGTCCCCGCGCCGCCGTTCCACCAGCACGAAGACCACCGCGGCGGCCACCCCGACCAGCGCCGAGGCCAGCACCGGCAGCGTGCCGGCCCCGCGCGCCGGGGCGTCGATCAGGGCGTACGTGACACCGCCCAGGCCGACCGCGCCGAGCAGTGCCCCGGCCACGTCGAAGCGCCGCCGCCCCGCCCCGGTACGCGAGGCGTCCTCGTCCCGGCTCTCCGGCACCCAGCGCAGCGCGGCGAGCAGCACGCCCACGGCCAGCGGCAGGTTGATGAAGAAGATCCACCGCCAGGAGAGCGCGTCGATCAACCAGCCACCCAGCAGCGGGCCGAGCGCGGTGGAGACACCGGACAGTCCGGCCCAGGTGCCGATGGCCCGCCCGCGGTCGTCCGGGTGGAAGCTGGCCTGGAGGACGGCGAGCGAGCCGGGGGTGAGCAGCGCGCCGCCGGCGCCCTGGAGGAACCGGGCGGCGACCAGCCAGCCGGTGCCCTGGGCCAGCCCGCAGAGCACGGAGGCGACGGCGAACCAGGTCACCCCGAGCAGGAAGACCCGACGACGCCCGAAGCGGTCCCCGAGCGCCCCGCCGAGCAGCACGAACGCGGCCAGCATCAGCAGGTAGCCGTTGACCGTCCACTGCAGATCGGCGACCGTCGCGCCGAGTTCGGCGCCGAGCCGGGGCAGGGCCACGTTGACGACGGTGCTGTCGAGGAACACCATGCCGGAGGCGAGGATCGCGGCCAGCAGGGTGCCCCGCGCGGCGGGGGTTCCCGTCCGGAGCGCGGGAGCGGATGCGGTCATGGCTCCAATCTGCCCGGCGATCGGTCCCGACGCCACGAATCACGGAAACCGCGCCGGGGTACTGTGCCAACTCGCCGGGAGCCCGCAAGCTGGAGAGGTGTCGTCTGTGCGTACCAGATCAGGAGCCCGGGCCGCGATGGCGGCCGCGTTGGCCGCGGCGCTGGCCCTCGCCGTGGCCGGCTGCGACCCGGCCGTCGAGCCGGATGCGCCGCCGCCCAGCGGCGGCAACGTCACCCAGGAACTCGGTGAGCTGACCGTCGCGGCCGCCGGGTCCATGAAGGGCTACAGCCGGACCCGGTTCCCGCACTGGCGGGACACCGGCAAGAACTGCGACGTACGTGACAGCGTGCTCCAGCGGGACGGCGAGAGCATCAAGCTCTCCGGCTGCAACGTGGTGGGTGGACGCTGGGAGAGCGCCTACGACGGCCGGGTCTTCACCGACCCGTCGGACGTGGACATCGACCACGTGGTGCCGTTGGCCAACGCGTGGCGGTCGGGTGCGGACGAGTGGGACGACTCGAAGCGCGGCGACTTCGCCAACGACCTGACCCGCCCGCAGCTCATCGCGGTTTCCCTGACCTCCAACCGGGCAAAGGGTGACCAGGACCCGTCGCAGTGGAAGCCGGCGAACCGGTCGTACTGGTGCCAGTACGCCGCGGACTGGGTGACGGTCAAGCACTACTGGCGGCTGACGGTGACCAGTGCCGAGAAGGCCGCCCTCACCGACATGTTGGAGGGCTGTACATGGGCGAGCAAGCGGTGACCGGGGCCGGGGGGACACCCGCGCCGGAGCGGACGCCGGCCGCCGGGGACGCCGCGGCGGCCACCGGCAGCGCGACCGGCGCCACCTCGGCGGGGATGACCGCGGACGGCACGCCGGCGGCGCCCGCCGACGTCTCCGGGGCCGGCATGTCCGCCGACACCACCCCGCCGGCCGCCGGGGCCACACCGGAGGCCGGGGCCGCGCCGGGTGCCGCACCCGCCGAAGGCGCGGCGCCCGCCGGGGCGGCGCCGGCCGGGGGTACGCAGGAGCGCACCGCCGACATCACCCCCGGTCCGGGCGGCGTGATGACCGACGAGGTCGGCGTGGTGACCGGCGAGCTGACCCTGCGCACCGCGTACGCCGACGGCCAGGTGACCCTGCACGTGCAGTACAAGGACGCCGACGAGTGGTACGCGGTGACCGGCGGAAAGGCCGCGCTGGCCGACCCCGCCGGCCTGGACGCCGTGCACGGCATCGCCGTCGCCCTGCTCCATCGCCCCGAGGGCTGAGCTGCGCAGAGGCCCCCTTCCCGGGATCGGGAAGGGGGCCTCGTGCCGTGCTCAGGGGGTCGGGATCAGCTCACCGGTGTCGCCCGGTGCCGCGCCGTCGTCCGGGCGGACCAGCTCCGGCTCCACCTCGTGCGGCCGGAGCCGCCCGGCCGCGATGTCCTCCGCGTAGTGGCAGGCCACCCGGTGTCCGTCGAGCACGTCGCGCAGCGCCGGCCGCTCGTCGGCGCAGCGGGTCGGCTGGGCCCACGGGCACCGGGTGTGGAACCGGCACCCGGGCGGCGGGTTCGTCGGCGAGGGCAGGTCGCCGGCGAGCAGGATCCGCTCGCGGCGGTCCTCCACCAGCGGGTCCGGCACCGGCACCGCCGACATCAGCGCCCTCGTGTACGGGTGCATCGGCTCGCGGTAGAGGTCGTCGCTGGACGCCTCCTCCACCAGGCCGCCGAGGTACATCACCCCCACCGTGTCGGCGATGTGCCGGACCACCGCCAGGTCGTGGGCGATGATCAGGTACGTCAGGCCGCGCTCGTTCTGGATGTCCTCGAGCAGGTTGAGCACCTGCGCCTGGATGGACACGTCCAGCGCCGAGACCGGCTCGTCGGCGACGATCAGGTCGGGGTCGAGCACCAGGGCCCGGGCGATGCCGATGCGCTGCCGCTGACCGCCGGAGAACTCGTGCGGATACTTGCTCAGCGCCGAGGCGGGCAGGCCGACGGCGTCCAGGGCGTCCCGCAGCCGCTTGGCGGTGGCCGCCTTGTCGTCGGCGAGGCCGTGCGCCTTGAGCCCCTCGACCAGCAGCGACTCCACCGACTGGCGGGGGTCCAGGCTGGACAGCGGGTCCTGGAAGATCATCTGCATCCGGCGGCGGGCCTTGCGCATCGACTCGCCCTTGAGCGAGCGGACGTCCGTGCCGTCGAAGACGATCTCGCCGTCGGTCGGCTCGACCAGCCGCAGCAGGCCCCGCCCGAGGGTGGACTTGCCGCAACCCGACTCGCCCACCAGCCCGTACGTCTCACCCGCATTGATCGACAGCGAGACGCCGTCGACGGCGTAGACGTACCCGACGGTGCGGTCGAAGAGCACGCCGCTCTTGATCGGGAAGTGGACCTTGACGTCGCGCAGTTCGACAAGTGGTCCGGTCCGCTCGGTCACGGTACCGCCACCTCCTCGGAGACAGGGTTGTTGCAGCGCAGGTCGCCGCCGGTCGCGGTGGGTTCGAGCGGGGGCGTGCCCTCCAGGCAGGCGTCCACCACGTTGTCGCAGCGGGGCGCGAAGGCGCACCCCTCACCCCACGGGATGTTGTCGGCCACCGAGCCGCGGATGGCGTGCAGCCGCTCGCCCCGGGGCGAGTCCAGCCGCGGCACCGAGCTCAGCAGCCCGTGCGTGTACGGGTGCCGCGGCCGGGCGAACAGCTCGTGCCGGGCGGCCCGCTCGACCACCTTGCCGCCGTAGAGCACGTTGACCGTGTCGCAGAGGCCGGCCACCACACCCAGGTCGTGCGTGATCATGATGAGCGCGGTGCCGGTCTCGTCGACGAGCTGCTTGAGCAGGGTGAGGATCTGCGCCTGGATGGTCACGTCCAGCGCGGTGGTCGGCTCGTCGGCGATCAGCAGCCGCGGCTTGCAGGCCAGCGCGATGGCGATCAGGGCGCGCTGCCGCATCCCGCCGGAGATCTGGTGCGGGTATTCCTTCAGCCGCCGCATCGGGTCGGGGATGCCGACCGCGTCGAGCAGCTCCCGGGACTCCTTCAGGGCCGCGCTGCGCTTCATCCCCCGGTGCCGTTCCAGCACCTCGGCGACCTGCACCCCGATCGGGACGACCGGGTTCAGCGAGGAGAGCGGGTCCTGGAAGATCATGCCGATGTCCCGGCCGCGCCGGTCGCGCAGGTCGTCCGGGCGGAGCCTCAGCAGGTCGGTGCCGTCGAAGAGCACCTCCCCGGAGACCTTGTTGCCCCGCTCGGGCAGCAGACCCATGATCGCCAGGCTGGTCACGCTCTTGCCGCAGCCGGACTCGCCGACCAGGCCCACGGTCTGCCCCGGCTCCACGCTGAAGCTGACCTTGTCGACGGCGGTGAACGGCCGCTCACCGCGACGCTGGAACACCACGCTCAGATCGCGTACGTCGAGCAGGCTCATCGGGTCACTTCCTCACTGCGCTGGTGCGTGGTTCCCATCGCCGTCACCGCCGGTTCTTCGGGTCGATCGCCTCGCGCATCGCCTCACCGAGCAGGGTGAAGCCGAGCGCGACCACGATGATCGCGGCGGCCGGGTAGTAGGCCAGCTCGGGCCGGACCTCGAAGTACCGCTGTCCGTCCACGCCGAGCATCAGGCCCCACTCGGCGCGGTTGATGTCCGGGTCGCCGAGGCCGAGGAAGGAGAGCGAGGCCGCCTCCAGGATGGCCGTGGAGAGGGTGAGCGTGGCCTGCACGATCACCGCGGTCATCGCGTTGGGCAGCATGTGCCGCAGCACGATGGCGTGCTGCTTCACGCCGAGCGCCCGGGCGGCCAGCACGTGGTCGCTCTCCCGCTGGGCGAGCATCGAGCCGCGCAGCAGCCGGGCGAAGATCGGCACGTTCACGACCGCCACCGCGAAGATGACCGTCCACTGGCTGGACCGGCTGGCCATGGCCACCAGGCTGATCGCCAGCAGCAGGGCGGGCAGGGCCAGCATCACGTCGGTGAAGCGCATCAGGATGTTGTCGACCCAGCCGCCGAACGCGCCGGCCAGCGCGCCGATCAGCACGCCGAGGCCCAGGCCGATCAGGGTGGCCACCACGCCGACGAAGAGCGTCTGCTGGCTGCCGTAGATCATGCGGGAGAGGAAGTCCCGGCCGAGCGGGTCGGAGCCGAGCGGGAACTCGCTGCTGCCACCGGGGATGCTGTCGACGGTGAGGTTCTTGGTCAGCTCGTCGAAGCGCTGCGCCGGGTCGTGCGGCGCGAGCAGCGGCGCGAAGATCGCCACCAGGACGAAGAGCGCGACGATCGACGCGCCGACGATGGCGACCGGGTTGCGCCGCAGCCGGCGGAACGCGTCCCGGACGAGGCTCACGCCACCGGAGTCGGCGCCGGCCCGGGCCAGCGCGTCGAGCCGCGCCTTCTTCCGCTCGCCGAGCAGGGCGAGGTTGCGGGGGGTCACGCCCTCGGGCTTCTCCCGGGCCTCCGACGGGTCGGCCTGGGTGAGGTCGGACTCGGGCAGGCCGGACTCGTCCCGGGGAGCCGGCACGTTGGGCCGGGTGATGGGGTCGCTCATGCGGCCACCTCGCTTCGCTCGGCGGCCGCACGAGGCTCCGCCGCACTGTGCCTGATGATTCCCTCGCTCCGCTCGCTCATCGCACACGCACCCTCGGGTCGATGAAGGCGTAGGAGACGTCGACCAGGAGGTTGACCACCACGAAGACCAGCGCGGCCAGCAGGATCAGCGCCTGGAGCACCGGGTAGTCGCGACCACCGCTGATCGAGTCGTAGATCAGCGTGCCGAGGCCGCCCCAGTTGTAGACCTTCTCGGTGAGCACCGCGCCGGAGAGGAGCGCGCCGGTCTGCAGACCGATGGTGGTCACCACGGGCAGCAGGCCGTTGCGCAGGATGTGCCGGCCACGGATCGTCCGGTGCCGCAGGCCCTTGGCCTCGGCCGTCCGGACGTAGTCCTCGTTGAGCACGTCCAGCACGCTGGCCCGGGTGATCCGGACGATCACCGCCAGCGGGATGGTGGCCAGGGTGAACGCCGGCAGGATCAGGTGCCAGAGCGCGTCGGCGGTGACGTCGAACTCCCGGGTGAGCAACCCGTCGAGGACGAAGAAGCCGGTCACCTCGGTGTTGTCCATTCCGGTGCTGAGCCGCCCGGAGGGCGGGAACCAGTGGACGTTCTGGGTGAAGACGTCCTTGAGCAGATAGCCCAGGAAGAAGATGGGGATCGAGATGCCGAGCAGGGTGCCGGCGATGCTCAGGTTGTCCAGCAGCCGCCCGTGGTAGCGGGCGGCCA
The Micromonospora sp. R77 DNA segment above includes these coding regions:
- the leuA gene encoding 2-isopropylmalate synthase, whose product is MAQTATDAETDPIARQRPSRMPFQRYQPYDQQFRVDLPDRTWPTRRVEAAPRWCAVDLRDGNQALIDPMSPERKRRMFQLLVQMGYKEIEVGFPSASQTDFDFVRQLIEQDLVPEDVTIQVLTQCREHLIERTFESLRGARRAIVHFYNSTSTLQRRVVFGLDRDGITDIATQGARLCRKYAEIHTPDTDIHYEYSPESYTGTELEYALEVCSKVIEVIDPTPDRKLIINLPATVEMATPNVYADSIEWMHRRLPRRESLVLSLHPHNDRGTGVAAAELGLLAGADRIEGCLFGNGERTGNVDLVTLGLNLFSQGIDPMIDFSNIDEVKRAVEYCNQLPVHERHPYAGDLVYTAFSGSHQDAIKKGFEALAKDAAAAGVPIDEHTWAVPYLPIDPKDLGRTYEAVIRVNSQSGKGGVAYIMKSEHQLDLPRRLQIEFSGVVQQVTDHDGGEVDPGTMWEIFARNYLVDHQVDPAVTLAGYTIGTVDGKVEIEAQVGLGGEARPLTAVGNGPIDAYVNALQSVGVTVRVLDYHEHALSSGGDAQAAAYVECEVDGRTVWGVGTDANIVTASVKAVTSAVNRARS
- a CDS encoding carbonic anhydrase, which produces MHRQPVTRRGLLVAGGLAALGPTAVTAAATAAAAAGRPAAPPVRTAAPPRDTGTQPQPGPRAALAALLAGNRRFAAGRAERPRQDPDTLRRLASGQRPYAVVLGCADSRVPPELLFDQGLGDLFDARLAGNLVDEFVLGTVEYAVLTFASPLVVVLGHERCGAVAATVDALRNGTTPPYHVDALVAALRPVVAPVLDRPGDPVENGCRANVRAQVRALRDGSPLLAGRVARGELLIVGARYDLDDGLVTPV
- a CDS encoding MFS transporter produces the protein MTASAPALRTGTPAARGTLLAAILASGMVFLDSTVVNVALPRLGAELGATVADLQWTVNGYLLMLAAFVLLGGALGDRFGRRRVFLLGVTWFAVASVLCGLAQGTGWLVAARFLQGAGGALLTPGSLAVLQASFHPDDRGRAIGTWAGLSGVSTALGPLLGGWLIDALSWRWIFFINLPLAVGVLLAALRWVPESRDEDASRTGAGRRRFDVAGALLGAVGLGGVTYALIDAPARGAGTLPVLASALVGVAAAVVFVLVERRRGDTAMLPTGLFSSRLFSVLNLFTVAVYAALGGFTFFLAVYLQNVVGWSALLTGLATLPMTVLLLLGSSRAGALAARIGPRLPLTVGPVVAAVGLLLLRRVGPGASYWVDVLPGVVLFGAGLTLVVAPLTASVLAAVADRFAGVASGFNNAASRAGSLLAVAALPLLVGLSGTGYEQRSALTGAYRGALLWCAGLLLAAAATAALLIHRPPRGPADGQSAPGQPVRPG
- a CDS encoding HNH endonuclease family protein, which codes for MAAALAAALALAVAGCDPAVEPDAPPPSGGNVTQELGELTVAAAGSMKGYSRTRFPHWRDTGKNCDVRDSVLQRDGESIKLSGCNVVGGRWESAYDGRVFTDPSDVDIDHVVPLANAWRSGADEWDDSKRGDFANDLTRPQLIAVSLTSNRAKGDQDPSQWKPANRSYWCQYAADWVTVKHYWRLTVTSAEKAALTDMLEGCTWASKR
- a CDS encoding ABC transporter ATP-binding protein; translated protein: MTERTGPLVELRDVKVHFPIKSGVLFDRTVGYVYAVDGVSLSINAGETYGLVGESGCGKSTLGRGLLRLVEPTDGEIVFDGTDVRSLKGESMRKARRRMQMIFQDPLSSLDPRQSVESLLVEGLKAHGLADDKAATAKRLRDALDAVGLPASALSKYPHEFSGGQRQRIGIARALVLDPDLIVADEPVSALDVSIQAQVLNLLEDIQNERGLTYLIIAHDLAVVRHIADTVGVMYLGGLVEEASSDDLYREPMHPYTRALMSAVPVPDPLVEDRRERILLAGDLPSPTNPPPGCRFHTRCPWAQPTRCADERPALRDVLDGHRVACHYAEDIAAGRLRPHEVEPELVRPDDGAAPGDTGELIPTP
- a CDS encoding ABC transporter ATP-binding protein; its protein translation is MSLLDVRDLSVVFQRRGERPFTAVDKVSFSVEPGQTVGLVGESGCGKSVTSLAIMGLLPERGNKVSGEVLFDGTDLLRLRPDDLRDRRGRDIGMIFQDPLSSLNPVVPIGVQVAEVLERHRGMKRSAALKESRELLDAVGIPDPMRRLKEYPHQISGGMRQRALIAIALACKPRLLIADEPTTALDVTIQAQILTLLKQLVDETGTALIMITHDLGVVAGLCDTVNVLYGGKVVERAARHELFARPRHPYTHGLLSSVPRLDSPRGERLHAIRGSVADNIPWGEGCAFAPRCDNVVDACLEGTPPLEPTATGGDLRCNNPVSEEVAVP
- a CDS encoding ABC transporter permease, with protein sequence MSDPITRPNVPAPRDESGLPESDLTQADPSEAREKPEGVTPRNLALLGERKKARLDALARAGADSGGVSLVRDAFRRLRRNPVAIVGASIVALFVLVAIFAPLLAPHDPAQRFDELTKNLTVDSIPGGSSEFPLGSDPLGRDFLSRMIYGSQQTLFVGVVATLIGLGLGVLIGALAGAFGGWVDNILMRFTDVMLALPALLLAISLVAMASRSSQWTVIFAVAVVNVPIFARLLRGSMLAQRESDHVLAARALGVKQHAIVLRHMLPNAMTAVIVQATLTLSTAILEAASLSFLGLGDPDINRAEWGLMLGVDGQRYFEVRPELAYYPAAAIIVVALGFTLLGEAMREAIDPKNRR
- a CDS encoding ABC transporter permease, which translates into the protein MLRVIVRRLLQLVVTLIALSALIFVWLRNLPGGPIEALLGERATPERRALLTKALGYDQPILVQYGKFMSRVVTGDFGNSIRSGDAVTSVIGRAFPATIELAVAALIIAIGIGVPLGYLAARYHGRLLDNLSIAGTLLGISIPIFFLGYLLKDVFTQNVHWFPPSGRLSTGMDNTEVTGFFVLDGLLTREFDVTADALWHLILPAFTLATIPLAVIVRITRASVLDVLNEDYVRTAEAKGLRHRTIRGRHILRNGLLPVVTTIGLQTGALLSGAVLTEKVYNWGGLGTLIYDSISGGRDYPVLQALILLAALVFVVVNLLVDVSYAFIDPRVRVR